The proteins below are encoded in one region of Cololabis saira isolate AMF1-May2022 chromosome 21, fColSai1.1, whole genome shotgun sequence:
- the atp6v0a1a gene encoding V-type proton ATPase 116 kDa subunit a isoform X1, translated as MGELFRSEEMTLAQLFLQSEAAYCCVSELGEIGMVQFRDLNPDVNVFQRKFVNEVRRCEEMDRKLRFVEKEIKKANIEILDTGENPEVPFPRDMIDLEATFEKLENELKEINTNQEALKKNFLELTELKHILRRTQQFFDEMEDPSILEESSTLMDPNEPTRVAPLRLGFVAGVIGRERIPTFERMLWRVCRGNVFLRQADIEDPLEDPTSGDQVHKSVFIIYFQGDQLKNRVKKICEGFRATLYPCPETPQERKEMLAGVNARIEDLQMVLNQTEDHRQRVLQAAAKTVRVWFIKVRKMKAIYHTLNLCNIDVTQKCLIAEVWCPVSDLDAIQFALRRGTEKSGSTVPSILNRMQTKQTPPTYNKTNKFTSGFQSIVDAYGIGSYREINPAPYTIITFPFLFAVMFGDLGHGTLMTCAALYLVLRESRLMAQKNDNEIFNMVFAGRYIILLMGMFSVYTGIIYNDCFSKSLNIFGSGWSVRPMFGERGGNWSFDTLTGNAALQLDPAVDGVFNGPYPIGIDPIWSISINKLTFLNSFKMKMSIILGVIHMIFGVTLSLFNHLYFNKPLNIYLGFIPEILFMSSLFGYLAILIFYKWLSYDARTSLDAPSLLIAFINMFLFNYNDPTNKPLYRGQMGLQTFLVLIALACVPCMLIVKTLVMRRQYLWRRNLGTQNFGGIRVGNGPTEDEAEIIQHDQLAQQYDEEPERCLLSPAFKAREEEEFNFGDVAVHQAIHTIEYCLGCISNTASYLRLWALSLAHAQLSEVLWSMVMRIGLSSRNLGGFILLALVFYFFAVLTVAILLIMEGLSAFLHALRLHWVEFQNKFYAGQGFKFLPFTFESILDGRCEE; from the exons ATGGGGGAACTCTTCAGAAGTGAAGAGATGACACTGGCTCAGCTATTCCTCCAGTCCGAAGCTGCCTACTGTTGTGTCAGTGAACTGGGAGAAATTGGGATGGTGCAGTTCCGTGAT TTAAATCCTGATGTGAATGTGTTCCAGCGAAAGTTTGTCAATGAAGTACGACGATGTGAGGAGATGGATCGGAAACTGA GGTTtgtggaaaaagaaatcaagaaagCCAATATAGAAATACTCGACACAGGAGAGAACCCCGAAGTCCCTTTTCCAAGGGACATGATCGATCTAGAG GCAACTTTTGAGAAGCTTGAGAATGAACTGAAggaaataaacacaaaccaaGAGGCGCTaaagaagaacttcctggagcTGACTGAGCTCAAGCACATTTTGCGCCGAACTCAGCAGTTTTTTGATGAG atggAGGATCCAAGTATACTTGAAGAGTCATCCACTCTCATGGACCCCAATGAGCCTACCCGAGTGGCTCCACTTAGATTAGG ATTTGTCGCTGGAGTCATTGGCAGGGAGCGTATCCCTACATTTGAGAGGATGCTGTGGAGAGTTTGCAGAGGAAATGTTTTTCTGCGGCAGGCGGACATTGAAGATCCTCTGGAGGATCCAACTTCA GGTGACCAGGTCCACAAGTCTGTCTTCATCATATATTTCCAGGGAGATCAGTTGAAGAATAGAGTCAAGAAAATCTGTGAGGG ATTCAGGGCAACATTGTACCCGTGTCCAGAAACCCCACAGGAGAGGAAAGAGATGCTAGCAGGAGTAAATGCTCGCATTGAAGACCTGCAAATG GTGCTGAACCAGACTGAGGATCACAGGCAGAGGGTCCTGCAGGCTGCAGCCAAGACGGTCAGAGTGTGGTTCATCAAGGTGAGGAAGATGAAGGCCATCTACCACACCCTGAACCTCTGCAACATCGATGTCACTCAGAAGTGTCTGATCGCTGAGGTGTGGTGTCCTGTCTCCGACTTGGACGCCATCCAGTTTGCCCTGCGACGGGGGACG GAGAAGAGCGGCTCCACTGTGCCTTCCATCCTCAACAGAATGCAGACCAAGCAGACCCCTCCCACATATAACAAGACAAACAAATTCACCTCAGGTTTCCAAAGCATTGTTGATGCCTATGGAATTGGCAGCTACCGTGAGATTAACCCAG CACCATACACCATCATCACCTTCCCCTTCCTATTTGCGGTCATGTTTGGTGACCTGGGCCATGGGACGCTTATGACCTGTGCTGCTCTGTACCTTGTGTTGAGAGAGAGCAGGCTGATGGCCCAAAAGAATGATAATGAG aTATTTAACATGGTGTTTGCGGGGCGCTACATCATTCTGTTGATGGGAATGTTCTCAGTGTACACTGGCATTATTTACAATGACTGCTTCTCAAAGTCCCTGAATATCTTTGGTTCCGGATGGAGTGTGAGACCCATGTTTGGAGAAAGAGGAGGCAACTGGTC GTTTGACACACTTACTGGAAATGCGGCTTTACAGTTGGACCCTGCGGTAGATGGAGTCTTCAATGGCCCGTACCCCATCGGCATTGATCCa atATGGAGCATTTCTATCAACAAGCTGACATTTCTGAACTCCTTCAAGATGAAGATGTCTATTATTCTGGGAGTCATCCATATGATCTTTGGAGTCACTCTGAGCCTCTTCAACCATCT GTATTTCAATAAGCCACTGAATATCTACTTGGGGTTCATCCCAGAGATCCTCTTCATGTCCAGTCTGTTTGGCTACCTGGCCATTCTGATCTTTTATAAATGGTTGTCGTATGACGCACGCACCTCGTTGGACGCTCCCAGCCTTCTCATTGCCTTCATTAACATGTTCCTCTTCAACTACAACGACCCCACTAACAAACCTCTCTACAGGGGGCAG ATGGGCCTGCAGACATTCTTGGTGTTAATTGCCCTGGCCTGTGTTCCCTGCATGTTAATTGTAAAAACTCTAGTTATGCGGCGACAGTATTTGTGGCGGAGAAATCTG GGCACACAGAACTTTGGAGGAATCCGGGTGGGCAATGGTCCGACCGAGGACGAGGCTGAAATCATCCAGCATGACCAGCTCGCTCAGCAGTATGACGAAGAACCCGAG CGTTGCCTTTTGTCACCTGCTTTCAAGGCGCGTGAGGAGGAAGAG TTTAACTTCGGGGATGTGGCAGTGCATCAGGCGATTCACACCATAGAGTACTGTCTGGGCTGCATCTCCAACACTGCTTCATATCTGAGGCTTTGGGCTCTCAGTCTGGCTCATGCAC AGCTGTCGGAGGTGCTGTGGTCCATGGTGATGCGTATCGGCCTTTCTTCGAGGAACCTTGGAGGCTTCATCCTTCTGGCCCTCGTCTTTTACTTCTTTGCTGTTCTCACAGTGGCCATTCTTCTCATCATGGAGGGTCTGTCAGCCTTTCTGCATGCACTGCGACTGCACTG GGTGGAGTTCCAAAACAAGTTTTACGCAGGTCAGGGCTTCAAGTTCCTCCCATTTACCTTCGAAAGCATCCTGGATGGGAGATGTGAAGAATGA
- the atp6v0a1a gene encoding V-type proton ATPase 116 kDa subunit a isoform X3: protein MGELFRSEEMTLAQLFLQSEAAYCCVSELGEIGMVQFRDLNPDVNVFQRKFVNEVRRCEEMDRKLRFVEKEIKKANIEILDTGENPEVPFPRDMIDLEATFEKLENELKEINTNQEALKKNFLELTELKHILRRTQQFFDEMEDPSILEESSTLMDPNEPTRVAPLRLGFVAGVIGRERIPTFERMLWRVCRGNVFLRQADIEDPLEDPTSGDQVHKSVFIIYFQGDQLKNRVKKICEGFRATLYPCPETPQERKEMLAGVNARIEDLQMVLNQTEDHRQRVLQAAAKTVRVWFIKVRKMKAIYHTLNLCNIDVTQKCLIAEVWCPVSDLDAIQFALRRGTEKSGSTVPSILNRMQTKQTPPTYNKTNKFTSGFQSIVDAYGIGSYREINPAPYTIITFPFLFAVMFGDLGHGTLMTCAALYLVLRESRLMAQKNDNEIFNMVFAGRYIILLMGMFSVYTGIIYNDCFSKSLNIFGSGWSVRPMFGERGGNWSFDTLTGNAALQLDPAVDGVFNGPYPIGIDPIWSISINKLTFLNSFKMKMSIILGVIHMIFGVTLSLFNHLYFNKPLNIYLGFIPEILFMSSLFGYLAILIFYKWLSYDARTSLDAPSLLIAFINMFLFNYNDPTNKPLYRGQMGLQTFLVLIALACVPCMLIVKTLVMRRQYLWRRNLGTQNFGGIRVGNGPTEDEAEIIQHDQLAQQYDEEPEFNFGDVAVHQAIHTIEYCLGCISNTASYLRLWALSLAHAQLSEVLWSMVMRIGLSSRNLGGFILLALVFYFFAVLTVAILLIMEGLSAFLHALRLHWVEFQNKFYAGQGFKFLPFTFESILDGRCEE, encoded by the exons ATGGGGGAACTCTTCAGAAGTGAAGAGATGACACTGGCTCAGCTATTCCTCCAGTCCGAAGCTGCCTACTGTTGTGTCAGTGAACTGGGAGAAATTGGGATGGTGCAGTTCCGTGAT TTAAATCCTGATGTGAATGTGTTCCAGCGAAAGTTTGTCAATGAAGTACGACGATGTGAGGAGATGGATCGGAAACTGA GGTTtgtggaaaaagaaatcaagaaagCCAATATAGAAATACTCGACACAGGAGAGAACCCCGAAGTCCCTTTTCCAAGGGACATGATCGATCTAGAG GCAACTTTTGAGAAGCTTGAGAATGAACTGAAggaaataaacacaaaccaaGAGGCGCTaaagaagaacttcctggagcTGACTGAGCTCAAGCACATTTTGCGCCGAACTCAGCAGTTTTTTGATGAG atggAGGATCCAAGTATACTTGAAGAGTCATCCACTCTCATGGACCCCAATGAGCCTACCCGAGTGGCTCCACTTAGATTAGG ATTTGTCGCTGGAGTCATTGGCAGGGAGCGTATCCCTACATTTGAGAGGATGCTGTGGAGAGTTTGCAGAGGAAATGTTTTTCTGCGGCAGGCGGACATTGAAGATCCTCTGGAGGATCCAACTTCA GGTGACCAGGTCCACAAGTCTGTCTTCATCATATATTTCCAGGGAGATCAGTTGAAGAATAGAGTCAAGAAAATCTGTGAGGG ATTCAGGGCAACATTGTACCCGTGTCCAGAAACCCCACAGGAGAGGAAAGAGATGCTAGCAGGAGTAAATGCTCGCATTGAAGACCTGCAAATG GTGCTGAACCAGACTGAGGATCACAGGCAGAGGGTCCTGCAGGCTGCAGCCAAGACGGTCAGAGTGTGGTTCATCAAGGTGAGGAAGATGAAGGCCATCTACCACACCCTGAACCTCTGCAACATCGATGTCACTCAGAAGTGTCTGATCGCTGAGGTGTGGTGTCCTGTCTCCGACTTGGACGCCATCCAGTTTGCCCTGCGACGGGGGACG GAGAAGAGCGGCTCCACTGTGCCTTCCATCCTCAACAGAATGCAGACCAAGCAGACCCCTCCCACATATAACAAGACAAACAAATTCACCTCAGGTTTCCAAAGCATTGTTGATGCCTATGGAATTGGCAGCTACCGTGAGATTAACCCAG CACCATACACCATCATCACCTTCCCCTTCCTATTTGCGGTCATGTTTGGTGACCTGGGCCATGGGACGCTTATGACCTGTGCTGCTCTGTACCTTGTGTTGAGAGAGAGCAGGCTGATGGCCCAAAAGAATGATAATGAG aTATTTAACATGGTGTTTGCGGGGCGCTACATCATTCTGTTGATGGGAATGTTCTCAGTGTACACTGGCATTATTTACAATGACTGCTTCTCAAAGTCCCTGAATATCTTTGGTTCCGGATGGAGTGTGAGACCCATGTTTGGAGAAAGAGGAGGCAACTGGTC GTTTGACACACTTACTGGAAATGCGGCTTTACAGTTGGACCCTGCGGTAGATGGAGTCTTCAATGGCCCGTACCCCATCGGCATTGATCCa atATGGAGCATTTCTATCAACAAGCTGACATTTCTGAACTCCTTCAAGATGAAGATGTCTATTATTCTGGGAGTCATCCATATGATCTTTGGAGTCACTCTGAGCCTCTTCAACCATCT GTATTTCAATAAGCCACTGAATATCTACTTGGGGTTCATCCCAGAGATCCTCTTCATGTCCAGTCTGTTTGGCTACCTGGCCATTCTGATCTTTTATAAATGGTTGTCGTATGACGCACGCACCTCGTTGGACGCTCCCAGCCTTCTCATTGCCTTCATTAACATGTTCCTCTTCAACTACAACGACCCCACTAACAAACCTCTCTACAGGGGGCAG ATGGGCCTGCAGACATTCTTGGTGTTAATTGCCCTGGCCTGTGTTCCCTGCATGTTAATTGTAAAAACTCTAGTTATGCGGCGACAGTATTTGTGGCGGAGAAATCTG GGCACACAGAACTTTGGAGGAATCCGGGTGGGCAATGGTCCGACCGAGGACGAGGCTGAAATCATCCAGCATGACCAGCTCGCTCAGCAGTATGACGAAGAACCCGAG TTTAACTTCGGGGATGTGGCAGTGCATCAGGCGATTCACACCATAGAGTACTGTCTGGGCTGCATCTCCAACACTGCTTCATATCTGAGGCTTTGGGCTCTCAGTCTGGCTCATGCAC AGCTGTCGGAGGTGCTGTGGTCCATGGTGATGCGTATCGGCCTTTCTTCGAGGAACCTTGGAGGCTTCATCCTTCTGGCCCTCGTCTTTTACTTCTTTGCTGTTCTCACAGTGGCCATTCTTCTCATCATGGAGGGTCTGTCAGCCTTTCTGCATGCACTGCGACTGCACTG GGTGGAGTTCCAAAACAAGTTTTACGCAGGTCAGGGCTTCAAGTTCCTCCCATTTACCTTCGAAAGCATCCTGGATGGGAGATGTGAAGAATGA
- the atp6v0a1a gene encoding V-type proton ATPase 116 kDa subunit a isoform X2, translating to MGELFRSEEMTLAQLFLQSEAAYCCVSELGEIGMVQFRDLNPDVNVFQRKFVNEVRRCEEMDRKLRFVEKEIKKANIEILDTGENPEVPFPRDMIDLEATFEKLENELKEINTNQEALKKNFLELTELKHILRRTQQFFDEMEDPSILEESSTLMDPNEPTRVAPLRLGFVAGVIGRERIPTFERMLWRVCRGNVFLRQADIEDPLEDPTSGDQVHKSVFIIYFQGDQLKNRVKKICEGFRATLYPCPETPQERKEMLAGVNARIEDLQMVLNQTEDHRQRVLQAAAKTVRVWFIKVRKMKAIYHTLNLCNIDVTQKCLIAEVWCPVSDLDAIQFALRRGTEKSGSTVPSILNRMQTKQTPPTYNKTNKFTSGFQSIVDAYGIGSYREINPAPYTIITFPFLFAVMFGDLGHGTLMTCAALYLVLRESRLMAQKNDNEIFNMVFAGRYIILLMGMFSVYTGIIYNDCFSKSLNIFGSGWSVRPMFGERGGNWSFDTLTGNAALQLDPAVDGVFNGPYPIGIDPIWSISINKLTFLNSFKMKMSIILGVIHMIFGVTLSLFNHLYFNKPLNIYLGFIPEILFMSSLFGYLAILIFYKWLSYDARTSLDAPSLLIAFINMFLFNYNDPTNKPLYRGQMGLQTFLVLIALACVPCMLIVKTLVMRRQYLWRRNLGTQNFGGIRVGNGPTEDEAEIIQHDQLAQQYDEEPEAREEEEFNFGDVAVHQAIHTIEYCLGCISNTASYLRLWALSLAHAQLSEVLWSMVMRIGLSSRNLGGFILLALVFYFFAVLTVAILLIMEGLSAFLHALRLHWVEFQNKFYAGQGFKFLPFTFESILDGRCEE from the exons ATGGGGGAACTCTTCAGAAGTGAAGAGATGACACTGGCTCAGCTATTCCTCCAGTCCGAAGCTGCCTACTGTTGTGTCAGTGAACTGGGAGAAATTGGGATGGTGCAGTTCCGTGAT TTAAATCCTGATGTGAATGTGTTCCAGCGAAAGTTTGTCAATGAAGTACGACGATGTGAGGAGATGGATCGGAAACTGA GGTTtgtggaaaaagaaatcaagaaagCCAATATAGAAATACTCGACACAGGAGAGAACCCCGAAGTCCCTTTTCCAAGGGACATGATCGATCTAGAG GCAACTTTTGAGAAGCTTGAGAATGAACTGAAggaaataaacacaaaccaaGAGGCGCTaaagaagaacttcctggagcTGACTGAGCTCAAGCACATTTTGCGCCGAACTCAGCAGTTTTTTGATGAG atggAGGATCCAAGTATACTTGAAGAGTCATCCACTCTCATGGACCCCAATGAGCCTACCCGAGTGGCTCCACTTAGATTAGG ATTTGTCGCTGGAGTCATTGGCAGGGAGCGTATCCCTACATTTGAGAGGATGCTGTGGAGAGTTTGCAGAGGAAATGTTTTTCTGCGGCAGGCGGACATTGAAGATCCTCTGGAGGATCCAACTTCA GGTGACCAGGTCCACAAGTCTGTCTTCATCATATATTTCCAGGGAGATCAGTTGAAGAATAGAGTCAAGAAAATCTGTGAGGG ATTCAGGGCAACATTGTACCCGTGTCCAGAAACCCCACAGGAGAGGAAAGAGATGCTAGCAGGAGTAAATGCTCGCATTGAAGACCTGCAAATG GTGCTGAACCAGACTGAGGATCACAGGCAGAGGGTCCTGCAGGCTGCAGCCAAGACGGTCAGAGTGTGGTTCATCAAGGTGAGGAAGATGAAGGCCATCTACCACACCCTGAACCTCTGCAACATCGATGTCACTCAGAAGTGTCTGATCGCTGAGGTGTGGTGTCCTGTCTCCGACTTGGACGCCATCCAGTTTGCCCTGCGACGGGGGACG GAGAAGAGCGGCTCCACTGTGCCTTCCATCCTCAACAGAATGCAGACCAAGCAGACCCCTCCCACATATAACAAGACAAACAAATTCACCTCAGGTTTCCAAAGCATTGTTGATGCCTATGGAATTGGCAGCTACCGTGAGATTAACCCAG CACCATACACCATCATCACCTTCCCCTTCCTATTTGCGGTCATGTTTGGTGACCTGGGCCATGGGACGCTTATGACCTGTGCTGCTCTGTACCTTGTGTTGAGAGAGAGCAGGCTGATGGCCCAAAAGAATGATAATGAG aTATTTAACATGGTGTTTGCGGGGCGCTACATCATTCTGTTGATGGGAATGTTCTCAGTGTACACTGGCATTATTTACAATGACTGCTTCTCAAAGTCCCTGAATATCTTTGGTTCCGGATGGAGTGTGAGACCCATGTTTGGAGAAAGAGGAGGCAACTGGTC GTTTGACACACTTACTGGAAATGCGGCTTTACAGTTGGACCCTGCGGTAGATGGAGTCTTCAATGGCCCGTACCCCATCGGCATTGATCCa atATGGAGCATTTCTATCAACAAGCTGACATTTCTGAACTCCTTCAAGATGAAGATGTCTATTATTCTGGGAGTCATCCATATGATCTTTGGAGTCACTCTGAGCCTCTTCAACCATCT GTATTTCAATAAGCCACTGAATATCTACTTGGGGTTCATCCCAGAGATCCTCTTCATGTCCAGTCTGTTTGGCTACCTGGCCATTCTGATCTTTTATAAATGGTTGTCGTATGACGCACGCACCTCGTTGGACGCTCCCAGCCTTCTCATTGCCTTCATTAACATGTTCCTCTTCAACTACAACGACCCCACTAACAAACCTCTCTACAGGGGGCAG ATGGGCCTGCAGACATTCTTGGTGTTAATTGCCCTGGCCTGTGTTCCCTGCATGTTAATTGTAAAAACTCTAGTTATGCGGCGACAGTATTTGTGGCGGAGAAATCTG GGCACACAGAACTTTGGAGGAATCCGGGTGGGCAATGGTCCGACCGAGGACGAGGCTGAAATCATCCAGCATGACCAGCTCGCTCAGCAGTATGACGAAGAACCCGAG GCGCGTGAGGAGGAAGAG TTTAACTTCGGGGATGTGGCAGTGCATCAGGCGATTCACACCATAGAGTACTGTCTGGGCTGCATCTCCAACACTGCTTCATATCTGAGGCTTTGGGCTCTCAGTCTGGCTCATGCAC AGCTGTCGGAGGTGCTGTGGTCCATGGTGATGCGTATCGGCCTTTCTTCGAGGAACCTTGGAGGCTTCATCCTTCTGGCCCTCGTCTTTTACTTCTTTGCTGTTCTCACAGTGGCCATTCTTCTCATCATGGAGGGTCTGTCAGCCTTTCTGCATGCACTGCGACTGCACTG GGTGGAGTTCCAAAACAAGTTTTACGCAGGTCAGGGCTTCAAGTTCCTCCCATTTACCTTCGAAAGCATCCTGGATGGGAGATGTGAAGAATGA